A stretch of the Porites lutea chromosome 12, jaPorLute2.1, whole genome shotgun sequence genome encodes the following:
- the LOC140921785 gene encoding uncharacterized protein, whose protein sequence is MNTNFFALAILLTLISSYLNNVSGQRQRCLGNYCSGSYRMGAVCKDGYCVCNSQDYDYNTCLPDAYGCKIEVNSATALAKPNNQQQLGYSTYSCTPSSSSTQHEVHVLSVYEVINRRPPTAGNANVNIVSRGKSNRPIVLVLASYEPVNWILHLPAGISISKIVLVAYYLNKSSVSGDLNQVQAIERKSYRNSEWPRGYGSDSGGGNTVGLLKEVYNRFGVVTSFTGTYRANEWSLVIRSSSGSGYGNLGSSSTAAITPTPTAVGTPASTPIPTYTTSPSPTPNPHRQKCLFNVSYCPGSYKMNTVCKDGYCVCTGQGYNYDTCLRKWSRYDNEKLKPQVWDRYVSENCIAKVIGVIRMAPV, encoded by the exons ATGAACACCAATTTCTTTGCGTTAGCTATTTTGCTTACCTTGATCAGCTCCTACTTAAATAATGTTTCTGGACAGCGGCAGAGATGTTTGGGAAACTACTGCTCTGGTTCGTATAGAATGGGGGCTGTCTGCAAAGATGGTTACTGCGTCTGTAATAGTCAAGACTACGATTATAATACTTGCTTGC CGGATGCATATGGATGTAAAATCGAGGTGAATTCTGCTACAGCCCTTGCCAAACCAAACAACCAACAACAACTGGGCTATTCTACTTATAGTTGCACGCCTAGCAGCAGTTCCACACAGCACGAGGTCCATGTACTGTCTGTGTACGAGGTTATTAACAGGCGTCCTCCAACAGCCGGTAACGCAAATGTGAATATCGTCAGTCGAGGAAAGTCAAACAGACCTATTGTACTCGTACTTGCAAGCTACGAACCTGTTAACTGGATTCTTCATTTACCCGCTGGTATTTCCATCAGTAAAATTGTATTG GTTGCttattatttgaataaaagttCTGTTAGTGGAGATCTGAACCAAGTGCAAGCAATTGAACGAAAGAGTTACCGCAATTCAGAGTGGCCAAGGGGCTATGGCAGTGATTCGGGAGGAGGAAATACAGTTGGGCTTCTAAA AGAAGTATACAATAGATTTGGTGTGGTGACGTCATTTACCGGCACTTACAGAGCGAATGAATGGTCACTGGTGATACGATCTTCGAGCG gTTCTGGGTATGGAAACCTTGGTAGCAGCTCTACTGCGGCCATCACCCCAACTCCAACAGCTGTCGGGACACCAGCTTCCACACCTATACCTACATACACCACCTCACCATCACCTACACCCAATCCACACAGGCAAAAGTGTTTGTTCAACGTAAGCTATTGTCCTGGCTCTTATAAGATGAACACTGTTTGCAAAGACGGATATTGCGTCTGCACTGGTCAAGGCTACAACTATGACACCTGCTTGCGTAAGTGGTCTCGTTATGATAACGAAAAGCTAAAACCTCAGGTATGGGATAGATATGTCAGTGAAAATTGCATTGCTAAGGTAATAGGTGTTATAAGAATGGCTCCCGTTTGA